In Wolinella succinogenes DSM 1740, a single genomic region encodes these proteins:
- a CDS encoding DUF1538 domain-containing protein: MKELLKQFKNTLLESTTNLIPILVIIAGFQLLVFQTIPENILSISVGFLIVILGVTFFLMGLEIGIFPLGNQLSSEFLERNSLFWFSLFGFALGFGASIAEPAIIAVASQAGSITQGSLDPLTLRLIIATSVGAITAFGIIRTLLGWPIAKIIILGYAIVLMITYFTPPAIIGLAYDSGGVATNVATVPLIVALGIGITSALQGRSVLKDGFGFVALAAITPMISIQLYGIFALGDDFGSLPLEPLGETLQDEAHYDPSFTLFGIFIDIFKTFFNLLPIIATILFFQYLIIKKPLANLAGVVFGFIFLVIGLYAFIVGIKLGLFPIGESIASHLVQMDNVFFIYLFAFLIGFGTTMAEPALIAVIKQADKMSSTRLNVMLIRLLVALGVGIGILIGAYKIVHGYNIWLLLTLFYSLVILLALFAPQEIVAFAFDLGGVTTSEITVPIVTAFGIFLATHIEGRDALMDGFGLIAFASIFPMITVMGYSLLALKIKKPKGS, from the coding sequence TTGAAAGAACTTCTAAAACAATTCAAAAACACGCTTCTTGAATCGACCACCAATCTTATCCCCATTCTGGTGATTATTGCGGGATTCCAGCTATTGGTTTTTCAGACGATTCCAGAAAATATCCTCTCGATATCCGTAGGTTTTTTGATTGTTATTTTGGGGGTTACCTTTTTTTTGATGGGATTAGAGATTGGAATCTTCCCCCTGGGGAATCAACTCTCTAGTGAATTTTTGGAGCGAAACTCTCTTTTTTGGTTCTCTCTCTTTGGATTTGCTCTGGGCTTTGGCGCCTCCATCGCTGAGCCTGCCATCATCGCTGTGGCCTCACAGGCAGGTTCAATCACACAAGGATCACTTGACCCTCTCACCCTCAGACTCATTATCGCCACCAGCGTGGGAGCTATCACCGCCTTTGGAATCATCCGCACCCTTTTGGGATGGCCTATCGCCAAAATCATCATTTTGGGCTACGCGATCGTGCTTATGATCACCTATTTCACCCCTCCTGCGATTATCGGTTTAGCCTATGATTCAGGAGGTGTGGCAACCAATGTAGCGACCGTTCCCCTGATCGTAGCGCTAGGAATAGGAATCACCTCCGCACTTCAGGGGAGAAGCGTGCTTAAAGATGGCTTTGGATTCGTTGCGCTTGCCGCTATCACGCCCATGATTAGCATTCAGCTCTATGGAATCTTCGCCCTTGGGGATGATTTTGGCTCCCTCCCTCTGGAACCTTTGGGTGAGACTCTACAGGATGAAGCCCACTACGACCCAAGCTTCACGCTATTTGGGATTTTCATCGATATTTTTAAGACCTTTTTCAATCTTCTCCCCATCATAGCGACCATCTTATTTTTTCAATACCTCATCATTAAAAAGCCTCTTGCCAATCTCGCGGGGGTGGTTTTTGGATTCATTTTCCTTGTGATCGGGCTTTATGCTTTCATTGTAGGAATCAAGCTTGGACTCTTCCCTATAGGTGAATCCATCGCCAGCCATTTGGTGCAGATGGATAATGTCTTTTTCATCTACCTCTTTGCCTTTTTGATCGGTTTTGGCACCACCATGGCCGAGCCAGCCCTCATCGCCGTCATCAAGCAAGCGGATAAAATGTCCTCCACGAGGCTCAATGTCATGTTGATTCGGCTGCTGGTGGCACTGGGTGTGGGGATAGGAATCTTAATAGGTGCCTACAAGATTGTCCATGGCTATAATATTTGGCTCCTTCTCACCCTCTTCTACTCGTTGGTGATTCTCCTTGCGCTCTTCGCACCTCAAGAGATTGTGGCCTTTGCCTTTGACCTGGGGGGAGTCACCACCTCTGAGATCACCGTCCCGATTGTGACGGCCTTTGGGATATTCCTCGCCACCCACATTGAGGGAAGAGACGCCCTCATGGATGGGTTTGGGCTGATTGCTTTTGCCTCCATTTTTCCCATGATCACCGTGATGGGCTATAGTCTCTTGGCTCTGAAGATCAAAAAGCCCAAAGGCTCATGA
- a CDS encoding CBS domain-containing protein, which produces MLVEKVMRTNVTTIKPYATLKEALQLMKERQLKALVVDKNSPSDAYGIITNTQILRAILAEEGDIELINVYDVYKKPAFSVSAKIDVKFAAKTMIEHNIKRVVVTDNNELKGILSLTDLTHYLMGLVE; this is translated from the coding sequence ATGCTAGTTGAAAAAGTGATGCGCACCAATGTGACCACCATCAAGCCCTATGCCACCCTCAAAGAGGCGCTTCAGCTCATGAAGGAGAGACAACTCAAGGCGCTTGTGGTGGATAAAAACTCCCCTTCTGATGCCTATGGAATCATCACAAACACCCAAATCCTGAGAGCGATTCTAGCCGAGGAGGGGGATATTGAGCTCATCAATGTTTATGATGTCTATAAAAAGCCCGCCTTTAGCGTCTCGGCCAAAATTGATGTGAAATTTGCCGCCAAAACCATGATCGAACACAACATCAAAAGAGTGGTCGTCACTGACAACAATGAGCTCAAAGGAATCCTCTCACTCACTGACCTCACCCACTATCTCATGGGACTTGTGGAGTAG
- a CDS encoding cache domain-containing protein has protein sequence MEKGLAIKGFRIYLILGVFFCLMAGGIFFLILKVNQAIYSEEIEKKIEIALEIAKENLDSEIQTALSLAIVIADRERIKEGFIKDDRELLYKEITEQIARLKKGADYKELDIHLHTKDLRVYVRSWDFNSFGIELSPFRKGLVKVKETLQPLASIELGQRMNIKAISPVMQEGEYLGSAEVHFGFDRVSRRLSQKGINFFILMEGRHLGVATRMIADPRIDGFVLANSSCEQTCIEKLRGKLTPSVLKKGYIETDDFVFGFSPFFSFDGEKLGYIGVFFDRKLINEPSILYAFERLKEERREEKRLYRPMQPSENPPKGITIQ, from the coding sequence ATGGAAAAAGGATTGGCCATTAAAGGGTTCAGAATCTATCTAATTTTAGGCGTTTTCTTCTGTTTGATGGCAGGCGGAATCTTCTTTTTGATTCTCAAAGTGAATCAGGCGATCTACTCCGAAGAGATCGAAAAAAAGATTGAGATCGCCCTAGAGATTGCGAAAGAGAATCTTGATAGCGAGATTCAAACGGCTCTCTCCTTGGCGATTGTGATCGCGGATCGGGAGAGAATCAAAGAGGGATTCATCAAAGATGATCGAGAGTTGCTCTATAAAGAGATCACAGAGCAGATCGCACGGCTCAAAAAAGGGGCAGACTACAAGGAGCTTGATATCCACCTCCATACAAAAGATTTGCGGGTCTATGTGCGAAGCTGGGACTTCAACTCTTTTGGAATTGAGCTCTCCCCCTTTCGCAAAGGTCTTGTGAAGGTGAAAGAGACGCTCCAGCCGCTGGCTTCTATTGAGCTTGGACAGAGAATGAATATCAAAGCGATCTCTCCCGTGATGCAAGAGGGTGAGTATCTTGGCTCTGCGGAGGTACACTTTGGTTTTGATCGGGTCTCTAGGCGCCTTTCCCAAAAGGGAATTAACTTTTTCATTCTCATGGAGGGGCGTCACCTAGGCGTGGCAACACGAATGATCGCCGATCCAAGAATCGATGGCTTTGTTCTGGCCAATAGTTCTTGTGAGCAGACCTGTATAGAAAAACTAAGAGGTAAACTCACCCCTAGTGTGCTCAAAAAGGGCTACATTGAGACGGATGATTTTGTCTTTGGATTCTCTCCCTTTTTCAGCTTTGATGGCGAAAAGTTAGGTTATATTGGGGTCTTTTTTGATCGTAAGCTGATCAATGAGCCAAGTATCCTCTATGCTTTTGAACGACTCAAAGAGGAGCGGCGCGAGGAGAAGCGGCTCTATAGGCCTATGCAACCCTCCGAAAATCCCCCCAAAGGAATCACCATCCAATGA
- a CDS encoding sensor histidine kinase: MKREWQRRLDFFLGGEGYSPFERLHHGFLILGSLFFLFAGIQNLLFDLTPLWYALGMMSFSPLFWWFWWRSAKKGELHRYLPWVAALIYLALLCNWFFNAGSKGPTLFFFFTSILYIIFSSPPRSLFTRTFIALLILSPVVLISIEAFLPSWILPYPSEEERLLDLMLSYLLTATLVGILIAGNVERFRQEMEREKESQREILIEQTKLAELGSLMGALTHQWKQPLHAISLMTQTLEELQEHGELDEEAIREHTTRIYSQIRFMDETLENFRHFYKPSPKERRLFSPFVSIKRVIHLLDSSLRPRNLEVLLEGDERLEVMGYPNDFEQVILNLLNNAKEAFESQGALRGKILIKERLTPYGIEITLEDDAGGIDPELLPEKIFEPFTTTKGAQGTGIGMSLAKTIIEEKMGGRIRAQNLALGACFTLLLPLTPWDIHTPNPPLA; this comes from the coding sequence ATGAAGCGGGAGTGGCAAAGGAGACTCGACTTCTTTTTGGGAGGGGAGGGCTACTCTCCTTTTGAGCGCCTGCATCATGGATTTTTGATTCTTGGGTCGCTCTTCTTCCTCTTTGCGGGAATCCAAAACCTCCTCTTTGACCTCACCCCTCTTTGGTATGCCCTAGGCATGATGAGCTTCTCTCCTCTATTTTGGTGGTTTTGGTGGCGCTCCGCTAAAAAGGGCGAGCTTCATCGCTACCTCCCTTGGGTCGCTGCCCTCATCTATCTAGCCCTCCTTTGCAACTGGTTTTTCAACGCAGGCTCCAAAGGCCCCACGCTCTTCTTCTTTTTCACTTCGATTCTTTACATTATTTTTTCAAGTCCTCCCCGCTCTCTTTTCACGAGGACATTCATCGCCCTATTGATTCTCTCTCCCGTGGTGCTCATCTCCATTGAGGCGTTTCTTCCCTCTTGGATTCTTCCCTATCCCTCTGAAGAGGAGCGCCTGCTTGACTTAATGCTGAGCTACCTTCTCACCGCCACTTTAGTAGGAATCCTCATCGCTGGAAATGTGGAGCGTTTTCGCCAAGAGATGGAGCGAGAGAAGGAATCTCAAAGGGAGATTCTTATCGAGCAGACCAAACTTGCTGAGCTGGGAAGTCTTATGGGAGCGCTCACCCACCAATGGAAACAGCCCCTTCATGCCATATCGCTGATGACCCAAACCCTAGAGGAGCTGCAAGAACATGGAGAGCTTGATGAAGAGGCGATCAGGGAGCACACCACGAGAATCTATTCCCAAATTCGCTTCATGGATGAGACGCTAGAGAACTTCCGCCACTTCTACAAGCCCTCACCCAAAGAGCGCCGCCTCTTTAGTCCTTTTGTCTCCATCAAGCGAGTGATTCACCTGCTCGATTCTTCTCTGCGTCCACGAAACCTTGAGGTGCTTTTGGAGGGGGATGAGAGGCTAGAGGTGATGGGATACCCCAATGATTTTGAGCAGGTGATTCTCAACCTGCTCAACAACGCCAAAGAGGCCTTTGAATCCCAAGGGGCTCTTAGGGGCAAGATTCTCATCAAAGAGCGTCTCACCCCCTATGGAATCGAAATCACTCTCGAAGATGACGCAGGAGGGATTGATCCTGAATTGCTTCCTGAGAAGATTTTTGAGCCCTTCACTACCACCAAGGGCGCTCAAGGGACGGGGATTGGGATGTCGCTGGCCAAAACCATCATCGAAGAGAAGATGGGGGGAAGGATCCGTGCCCAAAATCTCGCGCTTGGTGCCTGCTTCACTCTTTTGCTCCCCCTTACTCCTTGGGATATCCACACTCCAAATCCCCCTCTAGCGTGA
- a CDS encoding response regulator transcription factor has translation MKILLLEDDYNYKESIKELLLSLGYEVDDFLSGDEALEAAFHNSYDLLLLDIRVPGIDGYGIVKEVRSYGLKVPVIFITSLTDVNNLSLGYELGCNDYIRKPFSLKELKYRVEEAIRSYHFHSVSPQVQLPCGFIFEINSGILRHEDHEIALSDKERRVIGLLVKNLDTFMDVDTIREYAWEGKEVGDNDIRMVIKKIRSKTSKEFIQSQRGVGYKIAKE, from the coding sequence ATGAAGATATTGCTTTTGGAAGATGATTACAATTACAAAGAATCGATCAAGGAGCTACTCCTCTCTCTAGGCTATGAGGTGGATGATTTTTTAAGTGGTGATGAGGCGCTGGAAGCGGCTTTTCATAACTCCTATGATCTTTTGCTTTTAGACATTAGAGTGCCGGGAATCGATGGCTATGGAATCGTCAAAGAGGTGCGCTCTTATGGGCTCAAAGTGCCCGTGATCTTCATCACTTCGCTCACGGATGTGAACAACCTAAGCCTAGGCTATGAGCTCGGATGCAATGACTACATTCGCAAGCCTTTTTCTCTTAAAGAGCTCAAATATCGCGTGGAGGAGGCGATTCGGAGCTACCATTTTCACAGCGTCTCCCCTCAAGTCCAGCTTCCCTGTGGTTTTATTTTTGAGATCAATTCAGGAATCTTGCGCCACGAAGATCATGAAATCGCCCTAAGCGACAAGGAGCGGAGGGTCATTGGACTGCTAGTGAAGAATCTCGACACCTTTATGGATGTGGATACAATCAGGGAGTATGCTTGGGAGGGGAAAGAGGTCGGAGATAATGACATTCGTATGGTGATCAAAAAGATTCGTTCCAAAACCTCCAAGGAGTTTATCCAGAGTCAGCGTGGCGTGGGATATAAGATTGCAAAAGAGTAG
- a CDS encoding P-II family nitrogen regulator produces the protein MKFVALIVITSGEHEESLKTIAKNAGARGATILQARGSGSEEKRSFFSLTFEGNQSLILYILEEKLSKTILKTIHKATQNDSIECVAFTAPLTHIVGLDQTLLRKFEDSIKQESDL, from the coding sequence ATGAAATTTGTAGCTTTGATTGTGATCACTTCAGGCGAACATGAGGAGAGCCTCAAAACCATCGCCAAAAATGCGGGAGCCAGAGGGGCAACCATCCTTCAAGCCAGAGGAAGCGGCTCTGAGGAGAAGAGGAGTTTCTTCTCTCTAACCTTTGAGGGGAATCAAAGCCTCATCCTCTACATTCTAGAGGAGAAGCTCTCCAAAACCATCCTCAAAACCATCCATAAAGCCACTCAAAATGACTCTATAGAGTGCGTGGCCTTCACCGCCCCCCTCACCCATATTGTCGGATTGGACCAGACCTTATTGAGAAAATTTGAAGATTCCATCAAACAAGAGAGCGATCTCTAA
- a CDS encoding sensor histidine kinase gives MQKSSNVAFKFALLFSVVVILIVSIPLFFYASLAIKHTEFTQRQELIDQSFALKQKFYSIKEGTVNFVYPRSLLFGSAILDEHDHAIFSLVDFIPAMVEEEFVHFHNQLFYKTTLEENPLGARYLIVSKNFSYNVVLIDFLMLLGVVLVLIFVSSFWILRRSIEPFEKANRYMDTFFKDAMHELKTPLGIIQLNLEILREKLGSHKGFDRANAALKVLVTLFEDIEYFIKNQHIEYLPACTALSDFLHERIDYFSDIAQTKEISFERQIQEGVWVEINRMELQRILDNTFSNALKYTNPKKSIKTRLYYLDQEKKRVVLEVEDEGIGIKDTHAIFGRYYRGDNIRGGFGIGLSIVKNICEKYGIIISVRSHVGHGSVFSYTFPVTLAREGS, from the coding sequence TTGCAAAAGAGTAGTAACGTCGCTTTCAAGTTTGCCCTGCTCTTTAGCGTGGTGGTGATTCTCATCGTCTCGATCCCCCTCTTTTTCTACGCCTCTCTCGCGATCAAACACACTGAATTCACCCAGCGGCAGGAGCTGATTGACCAATCCTTCGCCCTCAAACAGAAGTTCTACTCCATCAAAGAGGGGACGGTCAACTTCGTCTATCCGCGCTCGCTCCTCTTTGGCTCGGCGATTCTAGATGAGCACGATCACGCCATCTTCTCCCTCGTGGATTTTATTCCAGCGATGGTGGAGGAGGAGTTTGTCCACTTTCATAACCAGCTCTTTTACAAGACGACCCTAGAGGAGAATCCTTTGGGTGCTAGGTATCTCATCGTCTCTAAAAACTTCTCCTACAATGTCGTCCTCATCGATTTTTTGATGCTTCTTGGGGTGGTGCTGGTGCTCATCTTTGTGAGCTCATTTTGGATATTGCGCCGCTCCATTGAGCCTTTTGAGAAGGCGAATCGCTACATGGACACCTTTTTTAAGGACGCGATGCATGAGCTCAAAACCCCCCTAGGAATCATCCAGCTCAATCTAGAGATTCTTCGAGAAAAGCTAGGCAGTCACAAGGGTTTTGATCGTGCCAATGCGGCATTGAAAGTGCTAGTGACGCTCTTTGAGGATATTGAGTATTTTATCAAGAATCAGCACATCGAATACCTCCCCGCCTGCACGGCGCTCTCGGATTTTTTACACGAGCGAATCGACTACTTTTCTGATATTGCCCAGACCAAGGAGATCTCCTTTGAGCGACAGATTCAAGAGGGGGTTTGGGTGGAAATCAACCGCATGGAGCTCCAGAGAATCTTAGACAATACCTTCTCCAATGCCCTCAAATACACCAATCCCAAAAAGAGCATCAAAACGCGTCTCTACTATCTTGATCAAGAGAAAAAACGCGTGGTCTTGGAGGTGGAGGATGAGGGAATCGGGATCAAGGACACCCATGCCATTTTTGGCCGCTACTATCGAGGGGATAATATTCGAGGAGGCTTTGGAATCGGGCTTTCGATCGTGAAGAATATCTGTGAAAAGTATGGAATCATCATCAGCGTGCGCTCCCATGTTGGACATGGAAGCGTCTTCTCCTACACCTTCCCTGTGACTTTGGCTAGAGAAGGATCATGA